The stretch of DNA AGGCTATGCCCGGCATCCTGCTCGGCCTCACCCTGTCGATCGTCAGCCTCGTCGCGAATTCCGCCATGGTCGGCGCGGTGGGCGGTGGCGGTCTCGGCGACCTCGGCATCCGCTACGGCTATCAGCGCTTCATGCCGGAGGTGATGGCCGCCGTGGTGCTTATCCTCGTGGTCCTTGTCCAGGGCCTGCAGAGCCTTGGCGAATATCTCGCCCGCCGCGCCAACAAGCGCGTCCGCGTTACCATCTGACCTCTTAAGGAACTCGAGCCATGTCACTCAAACCATATCTCGCGGCGATTGCTCTCAGCATCGCCGCCCTGACCACCCAGGCCGCCGCCGAGACCATCAAGGTCGGCGTGAGCCCCGGGCCGCACGCGGAAATCCTGGAGAAGGTCAAGCCAGCCGCCAAGGCGAAAGGCCTCGACATCGAAATCGTCGAATTCTCCGATTATGTTGTGCCCAATGCGGCGCTCGATGCCGGTGAGATCGACGCCAATTCGTTCCAGCACCAGCCCTATCTCGACAACCAGATTGCCGATCGCAAGTTCGACCTCGTTTCGGTCGCGACCACGGTGAACTTCCCGCTCGGCATCTATTCGTCGAAACACAAGAGCTGGGACGAGGTCCCGGATGGCGCCACCATTGCCATCCAGAACGACCCGACCAATGGCGGGCGAGCCCTTCTGCTACTTCGCGACAAGGGCATCATCAAGCTGAAGGACGGAGTGGGCTACAAGCCCACGCCCGTGGACATCGTGGAGAATCCCAAGAACCTGAAGATCATTGAGCTCG from Rhodoligotrophos sp. CJ14 encodes:
- a CDS encoding MetQ/NlpA family ABC transporter substrate-binding protein — encoded protein: MSLKPYLAAIALSIAALTTQAAAETIKVGVSPGPHAEILEKVKPAAKAKGLDIEIVEFSDYVVPNAALDAGEIDANSFQHQPYLDNQIADRKFDLVSVATTVNFPLGIYSSKHKSWDEVPDGATIAIQNDPTNGGRALLLLRDKGIIKLKDGVGYKPTPVDIVENPKNLKIIELDAAQTPRSLADVDAAAINTNYAVDAGIEPTSAILREDPKGPYVNVIAVRTKDKDAPWVKELIAAYRTPEIKAFVNERFKGAVLPSW